The Streptomyces camelliae genome window below encodes:
- a CDS encoding alpha/beta hydrolase, which produces MADLRVTNSGAAALTFYPLMAEAPRPAAGAPAVIVMPGGGYTFLAPHEGKPVAQWLNQLGFAAWVLEYPVGPQDFHPAPLDSARAAMREARSQAPGLGVDPSRIGVLGFSAGGHLAAHLAAGPDTADDERPAFAVLCYPATSWHSFGPAAVGEPDSDPLLGPGSTPEQRRAVSIELIAVPQTPPTFIWHCADDDTVGVDHALSLTRRLASLRVPVELHVFPTGGHGVGLAQDMTPAGTWTSLCAQWLRRTTSHE; this is translated from the coding sequence ATGGCAGACTTGCGGGTCACGAACAGTGGCGCGGCAGCGCTGACGTTCTACCCACTGATGGCGGAGGCGCCGCGCCCGGCTGCGGGCGCGCCCGCGGTGATCGTCATGCCGGGCGGCGGCTACACCTTCCTTGCCCCGCACGAGGGGAAGCCCGTCGCACAGTGGCTGAACCAGCTCGGATTCGCCGCCTGGGTGCTGGAGTACCCGGTCGGGCCACAGGACTTTCACCCCGCGCCGCTGGACTCGGCACGGGCGGCGATGCGTGAGGCGCGCTCGCAGGCGCCGGGGCTGGGGGTCGACCCGTCGCGCATCGGGGTCCTCGGCTTCTCCGCGGGCGGCCACCTCGCCGCCCACCTCGCCGCCGGCCCGGACACGGCCGACGACGAGCGGCCCGCGTTCGCGGTGCTCTGCTACCCGGCGACGTCATGGCACAGCTTCGGCCCCGCCGCAGTCGGCGAACCGGACAGCGACCCGCTCCTCGGCCCCGGCTCGACCCCGGAACAGCGCCGCGCGGTCTCCATCGAGCTGATCGCCGTCCCGCAGACCCCCCCGACCTTCATCTGGCACTGCGCGGACGACGACACCGTCGGGGTCGACCACGCCCTGTCCCTGACCCGGCGCCTGGCCTCCCTGCGGGTCCCGGTCGAACTGCACGTATTCCCCACCGGCGGACACGGCGTGGGACTGGCCCAGGACATGACGCCCGCCGGCACGTGGACGTCCCTGTGCGCGCAGTGGCTCCGCAGGACGACCAGCCACGAGTAG
- a CDS encoding glycoside hydrolase family 31 protein, translated as MPYSISADGLERHTAEELLRIEPWGPHAVRVRASSGTVDPAAPGALESPPPSPHVDVSVAEDGSARLVNGRLAVEALPDGRLRFLHAASGRELLADKTPYPHHPGPRVHAAGGRTEQHFEAYAGERLHGLGQHLHGLLDQKGCVIDLVQGNTVAAIPFLHSSRGYGLLWNNPATGRAELGTDTTRWVADAGGRVDYWITAGDTPAQILDAYTLATGRPPLLPEWASGFWQSKLRYRTQDELLAVARQYKERGLPLSVIVCDFFHWPAMGDWRFEASEWPDPAAMVAELSGLGVKLAVSVWPTVEPGSDTFDELRSAGCLVRDGDGGLLTCHWPSRSAEEPMRRMAYYDATDSHARAALWRRLSDNYLSAGVACFWLDACEPDLPRDVADRAVYAAGPAAEAANLYPLLHTRTVADGLRAAGEDRPLSLVRSAWAGSQKYGAALWSGDIPTTFDSLARQIRAGLNVAMSGVPWWNTDIGGFFGGDPDDPAYRELLIRWFQYGTFSPVMRLHGDRVPHHPTFSTDMTGGPNEVWSYGEQAYGILRDHLLLRERLRPYVTVLSEDAHRTGAPPMRPLFFDFPEDERAWDVDDQFLLGPDVLVAPVYEPGARTRRVYLPSGARWYDPATGHVLEGGTAPDADAPLERIPVFVREGAAVAHALR; from the coding sequence TTGCCCTACAGCATCAGCGCGGATGGCCTGGAACGTCACACCGCCGAAGAGCTTCTTCGTATCGAGCCCTGGGGACCGCACGCGGTTCGGGTTCGGGCCTCCTCCGGGACGGTCGACCCCGCCGCTCCCGGGGCGCTGGAGAGCCCGCCGCCCTCCCCCCACGTCGACGTGTCCGTTGCGGAAGACGGCTCTGCCCGTCTGGTCAACGGCCGCCTCGCGGTCGAGGCCTTGCCGGACGGCCGGCTGAGGTTCCTGCACGCCGCCTCGGGACGTGAACTCCTCGCAGACAAGACCCCGTACCCCCATCATCCCGGCCCCCGCGTCCATGCGGCCGGCGGCCGGACGGAACAGCACTTCGAGGCCTACGCCGGCGAGCGGCTGCACGGCCTCGGGCAGCATCTGCACGGGCTCCTGGACCAGAAGGGCTGTGTGATCGACCTCGTCCAGGGCAACACGGTGGCCGCCATCCCCTTCCTGCACTCCTCGCGCGGCTACGGACTGCTGTGGAACAACCCCGCCACCGGCCGTGCCGAACTGGGCACCGACACCACCCGGTGGGTCGCCGACGCCGGCGGGCGGGTCGACTACTGGATCACCGCCGGCGACACTCCGGCCCAGATCCTGGACGCCTACACCCTGGCCACCGGACGTCCGCCGCTCCTGCCCGAGTGGGCGTCCGGTTTCTGGCAGTCCAAACTTCGCTACCGTACCCAGGACGAACTCCTCGCTGTGGCACGGCAGTACAAGGAACGCGGACTGCCGCTGTCCGTCATCGTCTGCGACTTCTTCCACTGGCCCGCGATGGGCGACTGGCGTTTCGAAGCGAGCGAATGGCCCGATCCCGCCGCGATGGTGGCAGAGCTCTCCGGCCTCGGGGTGAAGCTCGCGGTCTCGGTATGGCCCACCGTCGAGCCCGGCAGTGACACCTTCGACGAGCTGCGCTCGGCCGGATGCCTCGTACGGGACGGCGACGGCGGCCTGCTCACCTGCCACTGGCCCTCCCGTAGCGCCGAGGAGCCGATGCGCCGGATGGCGTACTACGACGCGACCGACTCCCACGCCCGCGCCGCACTGTGGCGACGACTGAGCGACAACTACCTTTCAGCGGGCGTGGCCTGCTTCTGGCTGGACGCCTGCGAACCCGACCTGCCCCGGGATGTCGCCGACCGTGCCGTCTACGCCGCCGGTCCGGCCGCCGAGGCCGCGAACCTCTACCCGCTCCTGCACACCCGAACCGTCGCCGACGGCCTGCGCGCGGCCGGCGAGGACCGGCCGTTGTCCCTGGTCCGCTCCGCGTGGGCGGGCAGCCAGAAGTACGGCGCCGCACTGTGGTCCGGCGACATCCCCACCACCTTCGACTCCCTCGCGCGGCAGATCAGAGCCGGACTGAACGTCGCGATGAGCGGCGTCCCCTGGTGGAACACCGACATCGGCGGCTTCTTCGGCGGCGACCCCGACGACCCCGCCTACCGCGAGCTGCTGATCCGCTGGTTCCAGTACGGCACCTTCAGCCCCGTCATGCGGCTGCACGGGGACCGCGTGCCCCACCACCCGACCTTCTCCACGGACATGACCGGCGGGCCGAACGAGGTCTGGTCCTACGGGGAGCAGGCGTACGGCATCCTCCGGGACCACCTGCTGCTGCGCGAACGCCTGCGCCCCTATGTGACCGTGCTGTCCGAGGACGCCCACCGCACCGGCGCACCGCCCATGCGCCCGCTGTTCTTCGACTTCCCCGAGGACGAACGCGCCTGGGACGTGGACGACCAGTTCCTGCTCGGCCCCGACGTGCTGGTGGCACCGGTGTACGAGCCGGGCGCGCGCACCCGCCGGGTCTACCTGCCCTCCGGCGCCCGCTGGTACGACCCGGCCACCGGACACGTGCTGGAGGGTGGAACGGCACCCGACGCCGACGCCCCACTGGAGCGCATACCCGTCTTCGTACGCGAAGGAGCCGCCGTCGCACACGCGTTGCGCTGA
- a CDS encoding cellulase family glycosylhydrolase, with translation MTGTPRPGRAGRRLWLLASLPLALVTTIGVGNTPALAGTTASTTADATTSAQSVVAAMQPSWNLGNTLDAFPTETSWGNPLTTKAVFDTVRAAGYRSVRIPVTWSSAQDTTAPYTIDPTYMARVKQVVDMALSDGLYVDLNVHHDSWQWIKNITTADHDAVLARFDSTWQQIAAAFKDEPRKLLFESVNEPQFSDNATDAQKTQAMDELNTSFHTIVRQSGGRNATRVLLLPDQNTSPTPQKMGELYTTITRLHDPNLGATVHYYSFWPFSVNNGGFTTYNQQTQQDLIDDFTAVHDVFVAKGIPVYLGEYGTLSYPDFTKPDQIERGEAFKYFEQLGYEARINGITTSLWDAGSFLNRNTLQWRDPELVALIRASWHTRSGTASTDQVFLPKSAPVAAHTVTLNLNGLSFRGLWQGDTRLRPGVDYAVSGDQLTLTPSLLTRLGGDRAYGENATFEARFSRGVPWTFHVITNDLPVQSDATGTTSSLTIPTQFKGDVLATMESRYADGTPAGPYSWTQYQEFNTHFTPDYPNGAIRLTSDYLKTLTDGATVTLKFDFWSGASVTYHVTRSGDTVTGTVS, from the coding sequence ATGACCGGAACACCACGCCCGGGGAGAGCCGGCCGGCGGCTGTGGCTGCTGGCGAGCCTGCCCCTGGCCTTGGTCACCACGATTGGTGTGGGCAACACCCCTGCCCTGGCCGGCACCACCGCCAGCACCACCGCGGACGCCACCACCAGCGCGCAATCCGTGGTCGCGGCGATGCAGCCGAGCTGGAACCTGGGCAACACCCTCGACGCCTTCCCGACCGAGACGTCCTGGGGCAACCCGCTGACCACCAAGGCGGTGTTCGACACCGTCCGGGCGGCCGGGTACCGCAGCGTGCGGATCCCGGTCACCTGGAGCAGCGCCCAAGACACCACCGCGCCCTACACGATCGACCCGACGTACATGGCGCGGGTCAAGCAGGTCGTGGACATGGCCCTCTCGGACGGCCTGTACGTGGACCTGAACGTCCACCACGACTCGTGGCAGTGGATCAAGAACATCACCACCGCCGACCACGATGCGGTGCTCGCCCGGTTCGACTCGACCTGGCAGCAGATCGCGGCGGCGTTCAAGGACGAGCCGCGCAAGCTGCTGTTCGAGAGCGTCAACGAGCCGCAGTTCAGCGACAACGCCACCGATGCGCAGAAGACCCAGGCGATGGACGAGCTGAACACCTCGTTCCACACCATCGTGCGGCAGTCCGGCGGCCGTAACGCGACCCGCGTCCTGCTGCTGCCCGACCAGAACACCAGCCCGACCCCGCAGAAGATGGGCGAGCTGTACACGACGATCACCAGGCTGCACGACCCGAACCTCGGGGCGACCGTGCACTACTACAGCTTCTGGCCGTTCTCGGTGAACAACGGCGGCTTCACCACCTACAACCAGCAGACCCAGCAGGACCTGATCGACGACTTCACCGCGGTGCACGACGTCTTCGTGGCCAAGGGCATCCCGGTGTACCTGGGCGAGTACGGCACGCTGTCCTACCCGGACTTCACCAAGCCCGACCAGATCGAGCGGGGCGAGGCGTTCAAGTACTTCGAGCAGCTCGGCTACGAGGCGCGGATCAACGGCATCACCACCTCGCTGTGGGACGCCGGCTCGTTCCTCAACCGCAACACCCTCCAATGGCGCGACCCCGAACTGGTCGCGCTGATCAGGGCGAGCTGGCACACCCGCTCCGGCACCGCGTCCACCGACCAGGTGTTCCTGCCGAAGTCCGCGCCGGTCGCCGCGCACACCGTCACCCTCAACCTGAACGGCCTGTCGTTCCGCGGCCTGTGGCAGGGCGACACCCGGCTGCGTCCCGGGGTTGACTACGCCGTGTCCGGCGACCAGCTCACGCTGACCCCCTCGCTGCTCACCCGGCTGGGCGGCGACCGGGCGTACGGCGAGAACGCCACCTTCGAGGCGCGGTTCTCCCGGGGCGTGCCGTGGACGTTCCACGTGATCACCAACGACCTGCCCGTACAGTCCGACGCGACCGGTACGACCAGCTCGTTGACCATCCCCACCCAGTTCAAGGGCGACGTGCTGGCCACCATGGAGTCCCGGTACGCGGACGGCACCCCCGCCGGCCCCTACTCCTGGACCCAGTACCAGGAGTTCAACACCCACTTCACGCCGGACTACCCGAACGGCGCGATCCGGCTGACCTCCGACTACCTCAAGACCCTCACTGACGGCGCCACCGTGACCCTGAAGTTCGACTTCTGGAGCGGGGCTTCCGTCACGTACCACGTGACCAGGTCCGGCGACACGGTCACCGGCACCGTCTCCTGA
- a CDS encoding glycoside hydrolase family 43 protein, whose translation MPDQHQATAVSNPIIPGFHPDPTVCRVGDDYYLACSSFEYFPGVPIFHSRDLVHWTQIGNVLDRPEQLVLPLDSPSSAGVYAPTLRYHDGRFHLIVTNVSGHGNLLVTATDPAGPWSDPILLPDVPRIDPDLAWDEDGTCWCTSAGVQQVQLDPATGKVIGEPRRIWSGSPGSSYPEAPHLYHIGDYWYLLIAEGGTERGHSASIARGTSPNGPFEPCPHNPILTHRGIQHPVQNTGHADLVQGPDGSWWLVLLGVRPQGSTPGWHGLGRETFLAPVTWVDGWPVVGSPDLALPAPNWPLQPATAPARDDFDAEPLAPQWISLRDRPAELITTRERPGWLTLRARGASMDEKDVVFVGRRQQHLTCRSRALLDPAEGAGGLAVRLDERHHYEVEVTDGEVRAVARVGGLRSVLGSRPAPDGPVMLRVDIAPPQDLGLGTGPDLVTLGVEEPDGTFTALGALDGRYVSTEVAGGFTGRVIGVYAAAGTVHVDWFDYEQIG comes from the coding sequence GTGCCCGACCAGCACCAGGCCACCGCCGTCAGCAATCCGATCATCCCCGGGTTCCACCCCGACCCCACGGTGTGCCGGGTCGGCGACGACTACTACCTCGCCTGCTCCAGCTTCGAGTACTTCCCGGGCGTGCCGATCTTCCACAGCCGCGACCTGGTGCACTGGACGCAGATCGGCAACGTGCTGGACCGGCCCGAGCAGTTGGTCCTGCCACTGGACTCGCCGTCCTCCGCCGGCGTCTACGCGCCCACCCTGCGCTACCACGACGGCCGCTTCCACTTGATCGTCACCAACGTCAGCGGCCACGGAAACCTGCTGGTCACCGCCACCGACCCGGCCGGCCCGTGGTCCGACCCCATCCTGCTGCCGGACGTGCCCCGCATCGACCCGGACCTCGCCTGGGACGAGGACGGCACCTGCTGGTGCACCTCCGCCGGGGTCCAGCAGGTTCAGCTCGACCCGGCCACCGGGAAGGTGATCGGCGAGCCGCGCCGGATCTGGTCCGGCAGCCCCGGCTCCAGCTACCCCGAGGCCCCGCACCTCTACCACATCGGCGACTACTGGTATCTGCTGATCGCCGAGGGCGGCACCGAACGCGGGCACTCCGCCTCGATCGCCCGCGGGACCTCGCCGAACGGGCCGTTCGAGCCGTGCCCGCACAACCCGATCCTCACCCACCGCGGCATCCAGCACCCGGTGCAGAACACCGGCCACGCCGACCTGGTGCAGGGCCCGGACGGCTCCTGGTGGCTGGTGCTGCTGGGCGTTCGGCCGCAGGGCTCCACCCCCGGCTGGCACGGGCTCGGCCGGGAGACCTTCCTCGCCCCGGTGACCTGGGTGGACGGCTGGCCGGTGGTCGGCTCGCCGGACCTCGCGCTGCCCGCGCCGAACTGGCCGCTGCAGCCCGCGACCGCACCCGCGCGGGACGACTTCGACGCCGAGCCGCTGGCCCCGCAGTGGATCTCGCTGCGCGACCGCCCGGCCGAGCTGATCACCACCCGGGAGCGGCCCGGCTGGCTGACGCTGCGCGCCCGGGGCGCCTCGATGGACGAGAAGGACGTGGTGTTCGTCGGCCGCCGCCAGCAGCACCTGACGTGCCGCAGCCGCGCCCTGCTGGACCCCGCCGAGGGCGCCGGCGGCCTGGCCGTGCGCCTGGACGAGCGGCACCACTACGAGGTGGAGGTCACCGACGGCGAGGTGCGCGCGGTCGCCCGGGTCGGCGGGCTGCGCAGCGTGCTCGGCTCGCGTCCCGCTCCGGACGGCCCGGTGATGCTTCGCGTGGACATCGCCCCGCCGCAGGACCTGGGCCTGGGCACCGGACCGGACCTCGTCACGCTCGGTGTCGAGGAGCCGGACGGCACGTTCACCGCGCTGGGCGCGCTGGACGGCCGGTACGTATCCACCGAGGTGGCCGGCGGCTTCACCGGTCGCGTCATTGGCGTCTACGCGGCCGCCGGAACCGTCCACGTCGACTGGTTCGACTACGAGCAGATCGGCTGA
- a CDS encoding RICIN domain-containing protein, which translates to MKRFLRAGRDRLLALAAATTFTAAALSVGAFTAAAPAAAATSATVTVDSTHWLANYSSTTPGLNTQVYDANMNRSDIPGLLNNAGIGMMRYPGGSYADVYHWQTNTADGNYVAPNTDFDTFMGTVRAANTQPIITADYGSGTPQEAADWVRYANITKGYGVKYWEIGNEIPGNGEYGAQWETDKHSSHSATTYATNLLQFVSAMKAVDPSIKIGAVLTTPGSWPDGIVGPGDTQDWNHTVLSIAGPKIDFVIVHDYPTSTSEADLLAKPQTNVPTMAGTVRSLINQYAGSNAPNVSIAITETNVDKYKDTAPNGLFAPDQMLTWAEHGAFTVDYWAMHNGTDCSHVTTVDGATDYDEGGVLASGPSCEPALDTPFAPYYGISMISKLAQSGDSLIQASSSTSLISAHAVHRGNGDVNVMLINKDPNNSTTVSLSYNGFTPSSAAPTVYTYLKNGTSITSSTSGSATAQTVPAYSVVVVQMHPSGGGSTGALHAVGAGKCLDINNSTTTAGTQAQIWDCNGGTAQALTRTSAKEFRLYANTSTPMCLDDYGKGTTNGTAAVIWQCNGGTNQQWNVNSNGTITNVLTGLCLDVNGYGTANGTKVQLWACGSNQSNQQWTFG; encoded by the coding sequence GTGAAACGGTTCCTGCGCGCCGGACGCGATCGCCTGCTCGCCCTGGCCGCCGCTACGACGTTCACCGCCGCCGCCCTGTCCGTCGGCGCGTTCACCGCCGCCGCCCCGGCCGCCGCCGCCACCTCCGCGACGGTGACGGTCGACAGCACCCACTGGCTGGCGAACTACTCGTCCACCACCCCCGGCCTGAACACCCAGGTCTACGACGCCAACATGAACCGCTCGGACATCCCCGGCCTGCTCAACAACGCCGGTATCGGGATGATGCGCTACCCGGGCGGCAGCTACGCCGACGTCTACCACTGGCAGACCAACACCGCCGACGGCAACTACGTCGCCCCGAACACCGACTTCGACACGTTCATGGGTACCGTCCGGGCGGCGAACACACAGCCGATCATCACCGCGGACTACGGGTCGGGCACGCCGCAGGAGGCGGCGGACTGGGTGCGGTACGCCAACATCACCAAGGGCTACGGCGTCAAGTACTGGGAGATCGGCAACGAGATCCCCGGCAACGGCGAGTACGGCGCGCAATGGGAGACGGACAAGCACTCCAGCCACAGCGCCACCACCTACGCCACCAACCTCCTGCAGTTCGTCTCGGCGATGAAGGCGGTCGACCCCAGCATCAAGATCGGGGCGGTACTCACCACACCCGGTAGCTGGCCCGACGGCATCGTCGGCCCCGGCGACACCCAGGACTGGAACCACACGGTCCTGTCGATCGCCGGTCCGAAGATCGACTTCGTGATCGTGCACGACTACCCGACCAGCACCAGCGAAGCCGACCTGCTGGCCAAGCCGCAGACCAACGTGCCGACCATGGCCGGCACGGTGCGGTCGCTGATCAACCAGTACGCCGGCAGCAACGCGCCGAACGTGAGCATCGCCATCACCGAGACGAACGTCGACAAGTACAAGGACACCGCCCCGAACGGGCTGTTCGCCCCGGACCAGATGCTGACCTGGGCGGAGCACGGCGCGTTCACCGTCGACTACTGGGCCATGCACAACGGCACCGACTGCTCCCACGTGACCACAGTGGACGGTGCCACCGACTACGACGAAGGGGGCGTGCTGGCCAGCGGCCCGTCCTGCGAGCCGGCGCTGGACACCCCGTTCGCGCCCTACTACGGCATCTCGATGATCAGCAAGCTGGCCCAGTCCGGCGACTCACTGATCCAGGCCAGCAGTTCCACCTCGCTGATCTCCGCGCACGCGGTGCACCGCGGCAACGGCGACGTGAACGTCATGCTGATCAACAAGGACCCGAACAACAGCACCACGGTGTCCCTGTCCTACAACGGGTTCACACCGTCCTCGGCCGCCCCGACCGTGTACACCTACCTGAAGAACGGCACCTCGATCACGTCGTCCACCAGCGGCTCCGCCACCGCCCAGACCGTCCCCGCGTACTCGGTGGTCGTGGTGCAGATGCACCCGAGCGGCGGCGGCAGCACCGGCGCGCTGCACGCGGTCGGTGCGGGCAAGTGCCTGGACATCAACAACAGCACCACCACCGCCGGCACGCAGGCCCAGATCTGGGACTGCAACGGCGGTACGGCCCAGGCCCTGACGCGCACCTCCGCCAAGGAGTTCCGCCTCTACGCCAACACCTCCACGCCGATGTGTCTGGACGACTACGGCAAGGGCACGACCAACGGCACCGCCGCCGTGATCTGGCAGTGCAACGGCGGCACCAACCAGCAGTGGAACGTCAACTCCAACGGCACGATCACCAACGTGCTGACGGGGCTGTGCCTGGACGTGAACGGGTACGGCACCGCGAACGGCACCAAGGTGCAGCTCTGGGCCTGCGGCTCGAACCAGAGCAACCAGCAGTGGACGTTCGGCTGA
- a CDS encoding alpha-galactosidase, protein MTATPTHQTLSWGHDTLRLDLRIAADGTTRLGLGAPSDPSWDGALPLVEVTATGHGRFWSSHRLVDSTLGTRLRHRAHHVTREGGWHVLTVALHDPDTGLVAEVVYRSPDGVPALRAEVTLRNEGAGILHLESVTSLALGGITDVDLDTADVWWADNDWLAELRWQRRPLRAALPQLSGRVRYGYGKGSFALAGQGTWSSCGHLPMGALSDRASGRAWVWQVEHNGGGWRWDCGERHDTAYLALSGPTDGDHGWRHPLEPGGEFRAVPVSVAFGDRLDDAFGALTRYRRASRRPHPDHENLPVIFNDYMNCLMGDPTTEKLLPLVDAAADAGAEYFVIDAGWYDDSAGWWDSVGEWEPSTTRFPGPRGIHEVLDQIRERGMVPGLWLEPEVVGVRSPIATALPDEAFFRRDGVRVVETGRYQLDLRHPAARAHLDAVVDRLVGDWGVGYLKLDHNIDAGTGTSGHPAEVPAAGALGHHRAHLAWLDGVLDRHPHLVLEDCASGGMRADHALLSRMQLLSTSDQQNLLLYAPIAAAAPTAVTPEQGAVWAYPQPDDTPDEVAFTLVSALLGRIHLSGQLAGLGPEARALVHQAVAVYRDLRTDLPGALPIWPLGLPGWDDPWAALALRTPTTTYLTAWRRPGADPTTTLHLPHLLDTPAVATPVFPANTRATTAWNPGTAELTLTLPTAPSAVLLRLS, encoded by the coding sequence GTGACCGCCACGCCGACCCACCAGACCCTCAGCTGGGGCCACGACACGTTGCGGCTCGACCTGCGCATTGCCGCCGACGGCACCACCCGACTCGGCCTGGGCGCGCCCTCCGACCCGTCCTGGGACGGCGCGCTGCCGCTGGTCGAGGTCACCGCCACCGGCCACGGCCGGTTCTGGTCCAGCCACCGCCTGGTGGACAGCACCCTCGGCACGCGGCTGCGGCATCGCGCGCACCACGTCACCCGCGAGGGCGGGTGGCATGTGCTCACCGTCGCGCTTCACGACCCGGACACCGGGCTGGTCGCCGAGGTGGTGTACCGGTCCCCGGACGGCGTGCCGGCCCTGCGCGCCGAGGTGACGCTGCGCAACGAGGGCGCCGGCATCCTGCACCTCGAATCGGTGACCTCGCTGGCCCTCGGCGGCATCACCGACGTCGACCTGGACACCGCCGACGTGTGGTGGGCCGACAACGACTGGCTCGCCGAGCTCCGCTGGCAGCGCCGGCCGCTGCGGGCGGCGCTGCCCCAGCTCAGCGGGCGGGTCCGGTACGGGTACGGCAAGGGCTCGTTCGCGCTGGCCGGGCAGGGTACCTGGTCCAGCTGCGGACACCTGCCGATGGGCGCGCTGTCCGATCGCGCGTCCGGCCGCGCCTGGGTGTGGCAGGTCGAGCACAACGGCGGCGGCTGGCGCTGGGACTGCGGCGAACGGCACGACACCGCCTACCTGGCGCTGTCCGGCCCCACCGACGGCGACCACGGCTGGCGGCACCCGCTGGAACCGGGCGGCGAGTTCCGCGCGGTGCCGGTGTCGGTGGCGTTCGGCGACCGGCTGGACGACGCGTTCGGCGCGCTGACCCGCTACCGCCGCGCGAGCCGCCGCCCGCACCCGGACCACGAGAACCTTCCGGTGATCTTCAACGACTACATGAACTGCCTGATGGGCGACCCGACCACCGAGAAGCTGCTGCCGCTGGTGGACGCCGCCGCGGACGCCGGCGCGGAGTACTTCGTGATCGACGCCGGCTGGTACGACGACAGCGCCGGCTGGTGGGACAGCGTCGGCGAGTGGGAGCCGTCCACCACCCGGTTCCCCGGTCCGCGCGGCATCCACGAGGTGCTGGACCAGATCCGCGAGCGCGGCATGGTGCCCGGCCTGTGGCTGGAGCCCGAGGTGGTCGGGGTGCGCAGCCCGATCGCCACCGCGCTGCCGGACGAGGCGTTCTTCCGCCGCGACGGCGTGCGGGTGGTGGAGACCGGGCGGTACCAGCTCGACCTCCGGCACCCGGCCGCCCGCGCCCACCTGGACGCCGTGGTGGACCGACTGGTCGGCGACTGGGGCGTCGGCTACCTGAAACTGGACCACAACATCGACGCCGGCACCGGAACCTCCGGTCACCCCGCCGAGGTCCCGGCCGCCGGGGCGCTCGGCCACCACCGGGCGCACCTGGCCTGGCTGGACGGCGTGCTGGACCGCCACCCGCACCTGGTGCTGGAGGACTGCGCGTCCGGCGGCATGCGCGCGGACCACGCGTTGCTGTCCCGTATGCAACTGCTGTCCACCAGCGACCAGCAGAACCTGCTGCTCTACGCGCCGATCGCGGCTGCCGCGCCGACCGCCGTCACCCCCGAGCAGGGTGCCGTGTGGGCCTACCCGCAGCCCGACGACACCCCGGACGAGGTGGCGTTCACGCTGGTGAGCGCGCTGCTCGGGCGGATCCACCTGTCCGGACAGCTGGCCGGCCTGGGACCGGAGGCGCGCGCCCTGGTGCACCAGGCGGTGGCGGTCTACCGCGACCTGCGCACCGACCTGCCGGGCGCGCTGCCGATATGGCCGCTGGGCCTGCCGGGCTGGGACGACCCCTGGGCGGCGCTGGCCCTGCGCACCCCGACCACCACCTATCTGACCGCGTGGCGCCGACCCGGCGCCGACCCGACCACCACCCTGCACCTGCCGCACCTGCTGGACACCCCGGCAGTCGCGACACCGGTCTTCCCCGCCAACACCCGCGCCACCACCGCCTGGAACCCCGGTACGGCGGAACTCACGCTGACCCTGCCCACGGCCCCGTCGGCCGTCCTGCTCCGCCTGAGCTGA
- a CDS encoding LacI family DNA-binding transcriptional regulator, with amino-acid sequence MVTIADVARHAGVSTSTVSYVFSGKRTISAATRRRVERSVIELGYHPNAGARALAGRRSYVLALVVPLRTDVYVPIMMEIAISVTIQARRHGYDTLLITNGEGPEGVQRVAASGLADGVILMDVQLDDARIPLVRGRRTQAALIGLPDDPSGLSCVDHDFATAGALCADHLANLGHHEIAFIGYGPGIYQRHAAYAERTLAGFRERAAQRGLRFLHRPCEGTYESTAGTFTRILGDRPGTTGFVVQNEAAIGPLLILLRTSGRTVPEDASVVALCPAHLAEQYVPTLTAVTGPARKLGQVAVEQLLRRMTAAERGEQPPDERVLLTPTLTVGQSTGPAPR; translated from the coding sequence ATGGTGACCATCGCCGACGTAGCCCGGCATGCCGGCGTGTCGACCAGCACGGTCAGCTACGTCTTCAGCGGCAAGCGCACGATCTCCGCCGCGACCCGGCGCCGTGTCGAGCGTTCCGTCATCGAACTCGGCTACCACCCCAACGCCGGTGCCAGAGCGCTGGCCGGACGCCGCTCGTATGTCCTGGCCCTGGTCGTGCCGCTGCGCACCGACGTCTACGTCCCGATCATGATGGAGATCGCCATCTCCGTCACCATCCAGGCCCGCAGGCACGGCTACGACACCCTGCTGATCACCAACGGCGAAGGCCCCGAAGGCGTGCAACGGGTCGCCGCCAGCGGACTGGCCGACGGGGTGATCCTCATGGACGTCCAACTCGACGACGCCCGCATCCCCCTCGTCCGCGGCCGGCGCACCCAGGCCGCCCTGATCGGCCTGCCCGACGACCCCAGCGGCCTCTCCTGCGTCGACCACGACTTCGCCACCGCCGGCGCACTGTGCGCGGACCACCTCGCCAACCTCGGCCACCACGAGATCGCCTTCATCGGCTACGGCCCGGGCATCTACCAGCGCCACGCCGCATACGCCGAGCGCACCCTGGCCGGATTCCGCGAACGAGCCGCGCAACGCGGCCTGCGCTTCCTGCACCGCCCTTGCGAGGGCACCTACGAAAGCACGGCCGGGACCTTCACCCGCATCCTCGGCGACCGGCCCGGCACCACCGGCTTCGTCGTGCAGAACGAGGCGGCGATCGGACCCCTGCTCATCCTGCTGCGAACCAGCGGACGCACCGTCCCCGAGGACGCCTCCGTCGTCGCCCTGTGCCCGGCACACCTGGCCGAACAGTACGTGCCGACCCTCACCGCCGTGACCGGCCCGGCCAGGAAACTCGGCCAAGTGGCCGTCGAACAGCTCCTGCGCCGGATGACCGCGGCCGAACGCGGCGAACAACCGCCCGACGAACGTGTCCTGTTGACACCGACCCTGACCGTCGGCCAGAGCACCGGCCCCGCGCCGCGGTAG